The following coding sequences lie in one Alicyclobacillus curvatus genomic window:
- the rplU gene encoding 50S ribosomal protein L21: protein MYAIVETGGKQYKVAPGDTLYVEKLEAAVGDSVALDKVFFVSGDGQTKVGAPTVAGAKVTAKVLEHGRGKKIIVFKYKSKKNYHKKQGHRQPFSKIQIENIEA from the coding sequence ATGTACGCTATCGTTGAGACAGGTGGCAAACAGTACAAAGTTGCCCCCGGTGACACACTCTATGTCGAGAAGCTTGAGGCCGCTGTTGGTGACAGCGTCGCTTTGGACAAGGTGTTTTTTGTATCAGGAGACGGTCAGACAAAGGTTGGAGCCCCGACGGTCGCCGGCGCAAAAGTTACGGCGAAGGTGTTAGAGCATGGCCGCGGTAAGAAAATTATCGTCTTCAAATACAAATCGAAAAAGAACTACCACAAGAAACAAGGCCATCGTCAGCCGTTTAGCAAAATTCAGATTGAAAATATCGAAGCGTAA
- a CDS encoding ribosomal-processing cysteine protease Prp — protein sequence MIRFRVYQADNRICEFVVTGHAGYGEAGTDIVCAGVSALVYNAVNSCERLLGIVLDTTDTGNKLHCVVPSKQLLNSDVQLLLHSLVFGVEQVAEAYPEYVKVEHRIGTE from the coding sequence GTGATTCGGTTCAGAGTGTACCAAGCGGACAATCGTATCTGTGAGTTCGTTGTTACAGGACATGCGGGATACGGAGAAGCAGGGACCGATATTGTCTGTGCTGGGGTCAGCGCGTTGGTATATAACGCTGTGAACAGTTGTGAGCGTTTGCTCGGGATTGTGCTCGACACGACGGACACCGGGAACAAACTCCACTGTGTGGTGCCAAGTAAGCAGTTGCTGAATTCTGACGTCCAGCTGTTGCTTCACAGTCTCGTGTTTGGTGTTGAACAGGTGGCGGAAGCTTATCCTGAGTACGTGAAAGTAGAGCATCGAATAGGAACGGAGTGA
- the rpmA gene encoding 50S ribosomal protein L27, producing the protein MLQFNLQRFAHKKGVSSTRNGRDSESKRLGVKRFDGQLVTAGSILVRQRGTKIHPGTNVGLGKDDTLFAKVEGHVKFERLGRDKKRVSVYPASETVSVEA; encoded by the coding sequence GTGTTGCAGTTTAACCTACAACGGTTTGCACACAAGAAGGGCGTTTCAAGTACCCGCAACGGGCGTGACAGTGAGTCGAAGCGTCTTGGCGTCAAGCGGTTTGACGGGCAGCTTGTGACAGCGGGAAGCATCCTGGTCCGCCAGCGCGGAACGAAAATTCACCCGGGCACAAATGTCGGGCTTGGCAAGGACGATACCTTATTTGCGAAGGTAGAGGGCCATGTTAAGTTTGAGCGTCTCGGTCGTGACAAAAAGCGTGTGAGTGTTTATCCAGCATCTGAGACTGTCAGTGTTGAAGCGTAA
- a CDS encoding Spo0B domain-containing protein, protein MSQSPWSAFQSHRHDIQNFLQLIKAYLQLGKPDRANMAVDECSDWLASLSTLQNVLSEAEEELFWTAVSCPHLRISIRDVRTSLPRNVLCKSLLWLDERTVEQNRKYITVEISVCQQVEESEQGSGRVGEKWCVTVAESVSDNWESALVTSFPADWSALVELVPYVSR, encoded by the coding sequence TTGTCACAATCTCCGTGGAGCGCATTTCAGTCTCATCGCCATGATATCCAAAATTTCCTGCAGTTGATTAAAGCCTACCTGCAACTCGGAAAACCGGATCGGGCAAACATGGCTGTTGACGAGTGTTCGGATTGGCTGGCCTCATTATCGACATTACAAAATGTACTCAGTGAGGCGGAAGAGGAACTGTTTTGGACAGCGGTTTCCTGCCCTCACTTGCGCATATCCATACGAGATGTACGAACTTCGCTGCCGCGAAACGTTCTCTGCAAGAGCTTACTGTGGCTTGACGAGCGGACTGTGGAGCAGAATAGAAAATACATAACTGTAGAGATATCCGTGTGTCAACAGGTTGAGGAAAGCGAGCAGGGGTCAGGTCGAGTGGGTGAGAAGTGGTGCGTAACTGTAGCTGAGTCAGTCAGCGATAACTGGGAATCGGCATTGGTGACGAGTTTTCCGGCTGATTGGTCCGCCCTCGTCGAACTTGTTCCATATGTGTCAAGATAG
- the obgE gene encoding GTPase ObgE, with the protein MFVDQAKIYVKGGDGGNGIVSYRREKYVPLGGPAGGDGGRGGDVVFVVDKGLRTLIDFRYQRHFKAERGQHGKTKNQHGKGAPDMLVKVPPGTVVRDEDTGAFLGDLVRDGQSLVVARGGRGGRGNTRFATEANKAPDMAEKGEPGEERNLLLELKVLADIGLVGYPSVGKSTLLSVVSAARPKIGAYHFTTLTPELGVVDVGDGRSFVLADLPGLIEGAHEGHGLGFQFLRHVERTRVIVHVLDMGGMEGRNPTEDYQVIRAELLAYDARFAEQPEIIAANKMDLPGSEEHLQTFRQAYPNTLVYPISGATGQGIQELVYAMANALDKAPETSGLWTAEETHTEEQKIYRYEPKESFQIHRDGNVYVVAGKDLEKLVQMTNFAQFDAVKRFQKILRDSGVDDALRQKGASEGDVIRIGDMEFEFVE; encoded by the coding sequence ATGTTTGTCGATCAGGCAAAGATCTATGTGAAGGGCGGCGACGGGGGCAACGGCATCGTCTCGTACCGGCGCGAAAAATATGTTCCGCTTGGCGGGCCCGCAGGTGGTGACGGAGGCCGCGGCGGCGACGTCGTGTTTGTCGTCGACAAGGGGCTTCGAACGTTGATTGACTTCCGTTATCAGCGACATTTTAAGGCCGAACGTGGTCAACATGGCAAGACTAAAAACCAACATGGGAAAGGTGCTCCGGACATGTTGGTTAAGGTGCCCCCCGGTACCGTTGTGCGGGACGAAGATACAGGTGCATTTTTAGGAGATTTGGTGCGGGATGGCCAGTCGTTGGTTGTGGCTCGCGGTGGCCGAGGCGGACGAGGCAATACGCGATTTGCGACCGAAGCCAACAAGGCACCTGACATGGCTGAAAAAGGTGAACCGGGAGAGGAACGCAATCTGCTCCTTGAACTCAAAGTCCTTGCGGATATCGGACTGGTTGGCTATCCCAGCGTGGGAAAGTCAACTCTGCTGTCTGTTGTGTCAGCGGCGCGTCCAAAGATTGGGGCTTACCACTTCACAACACTCACTCCCGAGCTTGGCGTGGTGGATGTTGGGGATGGAAGGAGCTTCGTGCTGGCCGACCTGCCAGGTCTGATTGAGGGGGCGCACGAAGGCCACGGGCTCGGTTTTCAGTTCTTGCGGCATGTAGAGCGGACGCGTGTCATTGTGCACGTGCTGGATATGGGAGGGATGGAGGGACGTAACCCGACGGAAGACTATCAAGTCATTCGAGCGGAGTTACTGGCTTATGATGCTCGGTTTGCGGAGCAACCCGAGATTATTGCTGCGAACAAGATGGACCTTCCGGGTTCTGAAGAGCACCTCCAAACCTTCCGGCAGGCGTACCCAAATACACTTGTGTATCCGATTTCCGGAGCCACGGGACAAGGGATTCAAGAGCTCGTCTATGCAATGGCGAATGCCCTTGATAAGGCGCCCGAAACGTCGGGGCTGTGGACTGCAGAGGAGACCCATACGGAGGAGCAGAAAATCTATCGCTACGAACCAAAAGAATCCTTTCAAATCCACCGCGACGGGAACGTTTACGTCGTGGCGGGGAAAGACCTCGAAAAACTGGTGCAGATGACCAATTTTGCGCAATTTGATGCGGTCAAGCGGTTCCAGAAAATCCTTCGCGACAGCGGCGTAGATGATGCCCTGCGGCAAAAGGGAGCCAGTGAGGGAGACGTGATTCGGATTGGTGACATGGAGTTCGAGTTTGTCGAATGA
- a CDS encoding Mov34/MPN/PAD-1 family protein, translated as MSAEAAFPNEVSGLIYADEQDPHLNLQVFPGTSTGISVDASPQAVIAFAYWLRSRSGQPVATFHSHPGGQVYFSKRDEILELWAKRHVVAVRQHDAWKCMFFRSLP; from the coding sequence ATGTCAGCGGAAGCAGCCTTTCCAAACGAGGTGTCAGGCCTTATTTATGCCGATGAACAGGACCCGCACCTTAACTTGCAGGTGTTTCCCGGTACGTCTACTGGGATTAGTGTAGATGCGAGTCCACAGGCAGTGATTGCCTTCGCGTACTGGCTGCGGTCGCGAAGTGGGCAGCCAGTTGCCACGTTTCACTCCCATCCCGGCGGCCAGGTGTACTTCTCGAAAAGGGATGAAATCCTTGAGCTGTGGGCCAAACGGCATGTCGTTGCAGTGCGCCAACACGATGCGTGGAAGTGCATGTTTTTTCGTTCTTTGCCTTAG
- the tadA gene encoding Flp pilus assembly complex ATPase component TadA, whose protein sequence is MEALSVGLILQQVLNDALDEECSDVHIFTVGEELVVQFRRGGLLTQVLHAPQQGPTLIRKIKALARMDVAESRIPQDGAFHWVSESHESAVRVACLPTVDGEAMVLRLFPKRRTQLDLCGLGLTSSQARTVTSLLHKEAGLLLVAGPTSSGKTTTLYTMMEQLVRLGRRVVSIEDPVEQVVANCHQMQVKEHIGVTFDVGLRAALRQDPDVIMVGEIRDTATAQTALRASLTGHLVLTTTHAKDLVGAVARLVDLGLDRGLVTEAITAVIVQHIELRKPAIDAAAGVNANGLGQRQEEQSEKVATFHVHEMTSALGSVLASDLSWPAVRQQLYRWEKVQHHGVS, encoded by the coding sequence GTGGAGGCATTGTCTGTTGGGTTGATACTGCAACAGGTTTTGAACGATGCACTCGACGAGGAGTGTTCTGACGTCCACATTTTTACGGTTGGCGAGGAACTTGTCGTGCAGTTTCGCAGGGGTGGACTCTTGACGCAGGTATTGCATGCGCCACAGCAAGGGCCGACGTTGATTCGCAAGATTAAAGCTCTCGCCCGAATGGATGTTGCCGAGTCCCGCATACCGCAGGATGGAGCGTTTCATTGGGTGTCAGAGTCTCATGAATCCGCTGTCCGCGTTGCTTGTCTGCCCACCGTGGACGGGGAAGCGATGGTGCTCCGACTGTTTCCAAAACGACGAACGCAACTTGATCTTTGCGGGCTTGGACTCACATCTTCGCAGGCGCGCACGGTGACGAGCTTATTGCACAAGGAAGCAGGGCTCTTGCTCGTGGCGGGTCCAACGTCATCCGGCAAAACAACGACGCTCTACACGATGATGGAGCAACTGGTGCGACTCGGCAGGAGGGTTGTCAGCATTGAAGATCCGGTTGAGCAGGTGGTTGCGAATTGTCATCAGATGCAGGTTAAGGAACACATTGGCGTCACATTCGATGTGGGCCTGCGGGCAGCACTCAGACAAGACCCTGACGTGATTATGGTAGGTGAGATACGGGACACTGCGACAGCACAGACGGCGCTGCGCGCATCGCTCACCGGCCATTTGGTGCTCACAACCACGCATGCCAAGGACCTTGTCGGGGCGGTCGCACGCCTCGTCGACCTCGGCCTTGACCGTGGTCTCGTCACAGAAGCCATAACTGCGGTTATCGTACAGCACATTGAATTGCGCAAACCGGCAATCGACGCCGCCGCCGGAGTGAACGCGAACGGTCTGGGGCAGAGGCAGGAGGAGCAATCGGAGAAAGTGGCAACTTTCCACGTTCACGAAATGACGTCTGCCCTCGGGTCAGTGCTAGCCTCGGATCTCTCCTGGCCCGCTGTCCGACAACAACTTTATCGCTGGGAAAAGGTGCAACATCATGGGGTTTCGTAA
- a CDS encoding type II secretion system F family protein, translated as MGFRKLPSRPAFLASFVVHGVKARRTGKGTITGTLSQSGMASLQQRWVRHRLKAELPELLLLLSSLLSAGVALEQALSYTADACHQSVSKGYLQALHDGVQNGQALSSVGSNVLPAWLLMMMRTAELTGELPRILSSWAVQTLEQQRWIEDLRKKAAYPLLLLLGTSLTMMVIGTLVIPQFEHMYLEMGKSVPTGTRTMMAVMHRIPASLVIVVVGILLGAAVVNIPRVASSQAWKQCKNHLPGHRLIVLHRTHRFCLTLALLIDAGLPLLDALISMAEVHRQQWIATASRQVAERVAAGAPLSQCFEGEWDRLLALQIQRAEVSGDLADSLLKTESVTREEFNRRIERIRTWLEPVLSITVGVLVGVTMYSLYVPMYTLISDIS; from the coding sequence ATGGGGTTTCGTAAACTTCCTAGTCGACCTGCGTTCTTGGCCTCGTTCGTTGTGCATGGCGTGAAGGCAAGGAGAACTGGAAAGGGAACCATAACAGGCACACTGAGTCAATCCGGGATGGCGTCGTTACAGCAGCGGTGGGTCCGCCACCGATTGAAAGCCGAGTTGCCAGAACTCCTGCTCTTGCTGTCTTCCCTCTTGTCTGCAGGCGTCGCACTGGAGCAAGCACTCAGTTACACTGCCGATGCGTGTCATCAGAGCGTTTCCAAGGGATATCTTCAAGCCCTGCACGACGGGGTTCAGAATGGACAAGCGTTGTCCAGTGTCGGCAGTAATGTCCTTCCCGCCTGGCTGCTGATGATGATGCGTACTGCTGAGTTGACCGGTGAGTTACCGCGCATTTTGTCCAGTTGGGCTGTGCAGACACTCGAGCAACAACGATGGATTGAGGACCTTCGGAAAAAGGCTGCATATCCATTGCTTTTGCTTCTAGGGACATCGCTCACAATGATGGTCATTGGCACACTGGTCATTCCGCAATTTGAGCATATGTACCTCGAAATGGGTAAGTCTGTACCGACAGGGACGAGAACCATGATGGCGGTTATGCACCGGATTCCAGCGTCACTTGTCATAGTAGTCGTTGGCATTCTTCTCGGGGCTGCGGTCGTGAACATCCCTCGTGTCGCTTCATCGCAGGCGTGGAAACAGTGCAAGAACCACCTACCGGGACATAGGCTGATTGTTCTGCATCGTACACATCGTTTTTGTCTCACACTCGCGTTGTTGATTGACGCCGGTTTACCGCTGCTAGACGCTCTTATCTCGATGGCAGAGGTTCACCGCCAACAGTGGATAGCAACAGCTTCACGACAAGTTGCAGAACGTGTGGCAGCGGGCGCCCCACTGTCGCAATGCTTTGAAGGCGAATGGGATAGGCTGCTCGCCTTACAAATTCAACGGGCTGAGGTTTCGGGAGACTTAGCGGATTCTCTTCTCAAAACCGAGTCCGTAACGCGCGAGGAGTTCAATCGTCGAATCGAGAGAATTCGGACGTGGCTGGAACCAGTGTTGTCGATTACAGTAGGAGTTCTTGTCGGCGTCACCATGTACAGCTTGTACGTGCCGATGTACACACTTATCTCAGACATCTCGTAG
- a CDS encoding prepilin-type N-terminal cleavage/methylation domain-containing protein: protein MNQETPTGREAGFTLMEMVVAVLIVSIMITVVAPHLMNAGKRAESTACEQNQRTIRAALSEYDLLYNTYPSGNTAQQLDALVQANILASQPKEPSGGNYVINDTDGNNVAVSCEVHGQLGAP, encoded by the coding sequence ATGAATCAGGAAACGCCAACGGGCCGGGAGGCAGGCTTCACGCTGATGGAGATGGTTGTTGCTGTGTTGATTGTATCCATCATGATTACCGTGGTGGCACCACATCTCATGAATGCAGGGAAGCGGGCAGAGAGCACTGCTTGCGAACAGAACCAGCGAACCATCCGAGCGGCTTTGTCGGAATACGACCTGTTGTACAACACTTATCCCAGCGGAAATACGGCACAGCAGTTGGATGCGCTTGTTCAAGCGAATATTCTTGCGTCTCAGCCCAAAGAGCCCTCGGGAGGCAACTATGTTATTAATGACACGGATGGAAACAATGTCGCGGTATCGTGCGAAGTCCATGGCCAGCTTGGCGCCCCGTAA
- a CDS encoding GspH/FimT family protein, whose product MSVFLVSIFTASGLALGRAWVSHAALEATADRMTADLRYAQESAIASGHAFSVRFSKYTTDYALYSDATLMSRVGFAAGVGYFDGYLSLNSSRVSYDATGNSPQSGVIRLIAGNSERDITLYMGTGLQSLKNLEGTK is encoded by the coding sequence GTGTCAGTCTTTCTAGTGTCCATCTTCACCGCGTCCGGTCTAGCATTGGGACGAGCTTGGGTGTCCCACGCGGCGCTCGAGGCCACTGCCGACCGAATGACTGCAGACCTCCGCTATGCACAGGAGTCTGCAATCGCCTCGGGTCACGCGTTTTCGGTCCGCTTCTCGAAATACACGACGGACTACGCGTTGTATAGTGATGCTACCTTGATGTCTAGAGTCGGGTTCGCAGCAGGTGTCGGCTATTTCGACGGCTATCTGTCACTCAACTCTAGCAGGGTCAGTTACGACGCAACGGGCAATTCGCCGCAGAGCGGGGTCATTCGACTCATTGCCGGGAACAGTGAGCGCGATATCACACTATATATGGGAACTGGGCTTCAGTCTCTCAAAAATTTGGAGGGAACAAAGTGA
- a CDS encoding shikimate kinase yields MTKVALVGSMGVGKSTVARLLAARLGWRMVDLDAEIEHRSGKTIRQIFDSESEHGFRILEASVLNYVTTELGDESCVLATGGGVVTTLRSRETLIQNWETVWLVASPKTIVEHLQNETSGRPLLDDAPNLFERIHKLTADREVWYQSVAKWSVTVDGLTADAVAQRIHEWGGWTACNE; encoded by the coding sequence ATGACAAAAGTCGCCTTGGTAGGTTCAATGGGCGTCGGAAAATCAACAGTGGCGCGACTCCTTGCAGCTCGACTTGGTTGGCGCATGGTCGACCTTGACGCTGAAATTGAGCATCGGTCCGGGAAGACCATTCGGCAGATTTTTGACTCCGAGTCCGAGCATGGGTTTCGCATCCTTGAGGCGTCCGTCCTCAACTATGTGACAACCGAGTTGGGTGACGAGAGTTGTGTCCTGGCAACTGGTGGTGGTGTTGTTACAACCCTTAGGTCACGGGAAACCCTGATACAAAACTGGGAGACGGTCTGGTTGGTTGCCTCTCCGAAGACCATTGTTGAACATCTTCAAAACGAAACTTCAGGGCGGCCATTGCTCGACGACGCTCCGAATTTATTTGAGAGAATTCACAAACTCACTGCAGATAGAGAAGTATGGTACCAAAGTGTAGCAAAGTGGAGTGTAACTGTTGACGGACTCACAGCGGACGCTGTAGCACAGAGAATTCATGAATGGGGGGGATGGACGGCGTGCAACGAATAA
- a CDS encoding ATP-binding protein, whose translation MDGVQRISLQSLKDLLPEDIRAQVASYDGTYFRRHIPQLEEWGVTDEQIAAQRATLLEYIRQQSICSSCRGFASCGKEGDMQGFVQTLEQYGPTLTVGVRRCRPFLDARVRSSVNRWHEFSGALKRDGDFLLTNFPQEQRRKYPKMFRYAVDFAEAYEPGQATPGLYLFGPPGVGKTHLLLGVLNRLQERGVPALFVRSDSIFDRMRHVIADNGDLEPLLDAYATVPVLGIDEFAQERANDFTLEKLFRIINHRFHSQLPTWFTSNYAPPDIYRKNGVDVHDSVPALRSRVMQMVKLARVEGLDARQRNLESLT comes from the coding sequence ATGGACGGCGTGCAACGAATAAGCTTGCAAAGTCTAAAGGATTTGCTTCCAGAAGACATCAGGGCGCAAGTTGCGTCGTATGACGGTACTTATTTCCGTCGTCATATCCCACAGTTGGAGGAATGGGGCGTCACCGATGAACAAATCGCGGCGCAGCGTGCAACCCTGCTCGAGTACATCCGTCAACAGTCCATTTGCAGCAGTTGCCGCGGCTTCGCGAGCTGCGGCAAAGAAGGCGATATGCAAGGGTTTGTACAGACACTGGAGCAGTACGGACCCACGCTCACGGTTGGCGTACGGCGGTGCCGCCCATTCCTCGATGCGCGAGTGCGTTCTTCCGTCAATCGCTGGCACGAATTTTCGGGTGCGTTAAAACGGGATGGCGACTTTTTGCTTACGAATTTCCCGCAGGAGCAACGACGTAAATACCCCAAGATGTTTCGTTATGCGGTTGATTTTGCCGAGGCTTACGAGCCCGGCCAGGCGACCCCGGGACTGTACTTGTTCGGACCGCCAGGCGTCGGCAAAACACACCTGTTGCTTGGCGTTCTCAATCGCCTTCAGGAAAGAGGGGTTCCTGCATTGTTTGTGCGGTCGGATTCCATCTTCGATCGCATGCGGCATGTCATCGCGGACAATGGCGACCTGGAACCACTACTCGACGCGTACGCGACTGTGCCCGTACTCGGAATCGACGAATTTGCTCAGGAACGTGCAAACGACTTTACGCTCGAGAAACTGTTTCGTATCATCAATCATCGGTTTCACAGTCAACTACCCACGTGGTTTACGAGTAATTACGCTCCACCCGATATTTATCGCAAAAATGGTGTGGATGTTCACGACAGCGTTCCAGCTTTGCGCAGTAGAGTGATGCAAATGGTGAAACTCGCGCGCGTTGAGGGGTTGGACGCAAGACAACGCAACCTCGAATCGTTGACTTGA
- a CDS encoding DEAD/DEAH box helicase, with the protein MSPYHQTNLSQSTSQFARTNPLVPPVVWPDEDIETAFTAYLESIPVGNCQNTDWKLFRLARTALEARLVDDFDELYALQHIRGFTPLPHQVETARQVLQSLHGRAILADEVGLGKTIEAGLIAKEYLIRGLARKVLILAPASLVLQWTRELNEKFRISAIAQKKAWMWNQYDVLVASLDTAKREPHRSLVLDIDWDLVIVDEAHKLKNPRTRNWEMVNQLANKYMLLLTATPIQNQLKELHTLITLLRPGQLGNTSQFVMDHVASKREAKDPEALRSRLSEVMIRNQRGDGGTSLPPRSVQVVPLTLNSKERALYDGVVEFLRETYAEQRDGRISILPLITLQREICSSPYAAINTLLKMHKNAPSVKKRQQIEELLAMAQGIDQHTKADKVFELIGTLDDKCIIFTEYRATQDFLMSLLYQRKIPAVPFRGGFKRGKKDWMTELFHHRARVLVATESGGEGINLQFCHQMVNYDLPWNPMRLEQRIGRIHRLGQEHPVSVFNLSTNGTIEAYMVELLQEKIRMFEHIIGELDYIVGDPAFGETMEKQILDIALTTRSEADLRNRLDAYGNKLLEKLRLKGEHS; encoded by the coding sequence ATGTCTCCCTACCATCAAACCAATCTATCTCAATCCACGTCCCAATTTGCGCGGACGAACCCGCTGGTACCGCCAGTCGTGTGGCCTGACGAAGATATCGAAACTGCGTTTACAGCATACCTAGAAAGCATACCGGTTGGCAACTGTCAGAACACAGACTGGAAGTTGTTTCGATTGGCTCGCACTGCACTAGAAGCACGGCTTGTTGACGACTTTGACGAGCTCTACGCGCTCCAACATATTCGTGGTTTTACACCCCTCCCTCACCAAGTGGAGACGGCAAGGCAAGTTTTACAGTCCCTGCACGGCCGCGCGATTCTCGCAGATGAAGTCGGCCTCGGGAAAACCATCGAAGCTGGACTGATTGCCAAGGAGTACTTAATCCGTGGCTTAGCCAGAAAAGTACTGATTTTAGCCCCGGCGTCTTTAGTACTGCAATGGACGCGAGAACTCAATGAGAAGTTTCGCATTTCAGCCATTGCCCAAAAGAAGGCATGGATGTGGAATCAATACGATGTGCTCGTAGCATCTCTCGACACTGCAAAGCGTGAACCGCACCGCTCGCTGGTCCTCGACATCGATTGGGACCTTGTAATTGTAGATGAAGCCCACAAACTGAAAAATCCGCGGACCCGTAACTGGGAAATGGTCAATCAACTTGCAAATAAATACATGTTGCTCTTGACAGCCACGCCGATTCAAAACCAACTAAAAGAATTGCATACACTCATCACGTTGTTGCGTCCTGGACAATTGGGAAACACCTCTCAGTTTGTCATGGATCACGTGGCATCAAAGCGTGAAGCGAAAGACCCGGAAGCGCTTCGTTCACGTTTATCCGAAGTAATGATTCGCAATCAACGAGGCGACGGTGGTACATCACTTCCACCGCGAAGCGTCCAAGTGGTCCCACTCACGCTTAACTCCAAGGAACGGGCACTCTACGACGGTGTCGTCGAGTTCCTTCGGGAAACGTATGCAGAGCAACGAGATGGTCGTATATCGATACTCCCGCTGATTACGCTGCAGCGAGAAATTTGCTCCTCCCCCTATGCTGCAATCAACACGCTGCTAAAGATGCACAAGAATGCACCTTCAGTAAAGAAGCGACAGCAAATTGAAGAGTTGTTGGCCATGGCACAAGGGATTGACCAGCATACCAAAGCGGATAAGGTGTTTGAACTTATCGGCACGCTTGACGACAAATGCATCATCTTTACCGAGTACCGGGCTACTCAGGACTTCTTGATGTCTCTACTGTACCAACGGAAGATTCCGGCTGTACCGTTTCGCGGTGGGTTTAAGCGCGGGAAGAAGGATTGGATGACCGAGCTGTTTCACCATCGCGCACGGGTACTTGTCGCCACAGAGTCTGGTGGAGAGGGAATCAATCTGCAGTTCTGTCATCAAATGGTGAACTACGATTTGCCATGGAATCCGATGCGTCTCGAACAGCGTATCGGTCGGATTCACCGCCTTGGCCAAGAGCATCCGGTATCCGTGTTTAATCTATCCACAAACGGGACAATTGAGGCATACATGGTCGAACTTTTGCAAGAAAAAATCCGCATGTTTGAACACATCATTGGCGAGCTCGATTACATCGTCGGTGACCCAGCATTCGGTGAAACCATGGAGAAACAGATTCTCGATATTGCGCTCACGACGCGTTCAGAAGCGGACCTGCGAAACCGACTCGACGCATATGGAAACAAACTCCTCGAGAAACTCAGGCTGAAAGGAGAACACTCGTGA
- the gcvT gene encoding glycine cleavage system aminomethyltransferase GcvT translates to MVSELKRTPLYPVYHEHGAKTVDFGGFEMPVQFSGIIAEHEAVRTAAGLFDVSHMGEFIVRGANAKEFIQRMVTNDVMKLEPGMAMYSPMTYPDGGTVDDLLVYCTEPMEFMVVVNASNIDKDLAWMKAHTNDDEDVSLSDKSSEIALLALQGPKAEQILQVLVDVDLSELAFYRFKTAHIAETEGIVSRTGYTGEDGFELYIPSTDAVSLWNALLEIGTSKGLLPCGLGARDTLRLEAKLPLYGHELTENISPLEAGLSMFVKLESGDFIGRDALLTLKSVGVKRKIVGLKMIDKGIPRAGYTVLSGDKEIGVVTSGTMSPTLKYPIALAIIDSDFGQLGSNLVVDVRGKRLIAEVVKTPFYRRPKS, encoded by the coding sequence ATGGTGTCTGAATTGAAGCGCACGCCTCTGTACCCGGTTTATCACGAACACGGTGCCAAGACTGTCGACTTTGGTGGTTTTGAAATGCCGGTTCAGTTTTCCGGAATTATTGCCGAGCATGAGGCGGTACGTACGGCAGCAGGTTTGTTTGATGTCTCGCACATGGGCGAATTTATCGTCCGAGGTGCCAATGCCAAAGAGTTTATTCAACGAATGGTTACGAATGATGTGATGAAGCTGGAACCAGGGATGGCCATGTACTCTCCGATGACTTATCCGGATGGAGGAACGGTCGACGACCTCTTGGTGTATTGCACCGAGCCCATGGAGTTCATGGTGGTCGTCAATGCGTCCAACATTGATAAGGATTTGGCTTGGATGAAGGCGCACACAAACGATGACGAAGATGTCTCTCTGAGCGACAAAAGTTCTGAAATAGCACTGCTCGCACTGCAGGGACCGAAAGCTGAACAAATTTTACAGGTGTTAGTGGACGTGGATTTATCAGAACTTGCTTTTTATCGTTTTAAGACAGCACATATTGCCGAGACCGAAGGGATTGTGTCGAGAACTGGTTATACCGGGGAAGACGGATTTGAATTGTACATTCCGAGTACAGACGCTGTCTCGCTTTGGAACGCACTGCTCGAAATTGGGACGTCAAAGGGGCTGCTTCCATGTGGCCTAGGGGCGAGAGATACGCTGCGCCTGGAAGCGAAATTGCCACTTTACGGACATGAATTGACAGAGAATATCAGCCCCCTCGAGGCTGGACTTTCAATGTTTGTCAAACTGGAGTCGGGTGATTTCATTGGCAGAGATGCCTTGCTGACGCTGAAATCGGTTGGCGTGAAACGGAAGATAGTAGGCTTGAAAATGATTGACAAGGGCATTCCGCGTGCCGGTTATACAGTCCTGTCTGGTGACAAGGAGATAGGGGTGGTTACCTCGGGTACGATGTCACCCACGCTCAAGTATCCAATCGCACTGGCCATCATTGATTCCGACTTCGGACAACTCGGCTCAAATCTTGTCGTTGACGTAAGAGGTAAGCGACTCATCGCAGAAGTGGTGAAGACGCCGTTTTACCGGCGACCCAAATCCTAA